From the Mesotoga prima MesG1.Ag.4.2 genome, the window TATCGGGCGCGCTCAGTCTTGTGACCGCTCTTCTTCCTCTGATTCTGGGTAGTGTGCTGCGACTTCTGGGCTTTCCGGTCGTTCTGGTTATCTCCAGCATCGCGATCGCCTCGGGAGTGTATTTCATAAGGAAGATCGACATCACCGATGACCTGGGATGAGGTAACCGCTGCTTTGCGCGGCTCAAATCCTCGTTAGAGCGCTTCTCAATGACTGGCCTTTCACCTTAGCAGAACTTCAATTTTCTTGCTGTCCAGGAGCTTAGAGATTACAAAATGAGAAGAATCAGAAGAAAAACTATCGAGGCAGGGTTGTGTTGGCTGCCCTATTTTGCGCTAGGGAAGCTCGGTTAAACCATTTTGAAGAGCATCGACTCGCTTCACCTTTTTGGCCAAATGTTAGAATTGTAGATGAGATACAATTGAATTTGAAAGTGAAGCTGGTTCTGCTTTGTCTTCGCGAAGGTCTGAGAGATTGAGCTGAGGCCAACCGAGATATCGCTTGAGAATGCTTCCGATCTCGGGCGGCAGATTCAGAAAGCAAGGAGTTGAAAAATGATTAAGGAAGTCGAGTTCGATAATCTTCCCGGAAGGTTCATAGAGATTTTTTCTGGTTGTCTGGGAAGACCGGAGCAGTCCGACGAAGTATTGAAGATGTATCAGGCTCCGGAGAGAAGGCTCTTTGTGATGAGACAGGGAGGAAGCATAGTTGCTGTAGCCGGTTTGAAGCTCCATGAGCTTGAAGAGCCCGAGCTTCTGCATCTTGCCGTCAGGAAAGACAAGCGAAGGAGCGGCTTCGGCAGCACACTGATAAAGACAATGATAAATTCCTTCATGATAGATACTCTTGCAGTGTGGACAGATGAAGATGCCGTCGGTTTTTATGAGAAGATAGGGTTCATCGTTGTGAACGAAGTCCAGACTCAGAACGGTTTGGTTCGCTACAAACTCCGATTTTCTCGCGCAAAATCCCGTGGGAGGTTAGAAACGTGAAGATCTTATTCCTGAATAGACTTGACAGATACTGGGAAGGAAAGGTTGAAGAGCTTGCAAGAGCATTTCCCGAACACTCTTTCATCTCGTACTCCAGCGACAGCGATCCGAAAGCCCATATTTCCGATGCCGAGGTAATAGTAAAGGGAAATCTTTCGCAAGCCGACCTCGATAAGGCCAGAAATCTCAGAATGGTAGTCGTTCCCTGGACCGGTGTTGATGGTCTTCCACTTGAACGGTTAAGAGAACGTGGCGTCATCGTTTCAAACACCCATGAGAATGCCGAGGTCGTTGCCGAAAGGGCCGTAGCTCTAGCCTTAGCTGTTACGGGAAGAGTTGTCGAACTTCATAACGATCTTGCGCAGGGGGTATGGTTGGGTCGGCCATCCAATAAGGAGGCGACCTGGTATTCCATCATCGGGAAGCGGTGCTCTGTTCTCGGCCTGGGCAAGATCGGGCAGGCGATAGCAAAACTGATCAGCGGCTTTGAATGTGAAATAACGGGATTCAAAAGAACCTCCGGCGGCGAGTTTCCTTACGTGAAGAGAGTGACAGACGATATTCACGATGCCGTTCGGGCCGGTGATCTCGTCTTCGTTGCTCTTCCGCTGACGAAAAAGACAGCGGGGATCATCGGTTCCGATCTGCTAAGTCAGATGAAGGGCAAATATCTGGTAAATGTGAGCAGGGGAAGAGTAATCGAGGAGCAGGCGCTGTACGATGCTCTGAAAAGCGGAACTCTCGCCGGCGCGGCAATAGATGTCTGGTACGAGTATCCCTCGAGTGATCGGCCTGCAACACTTCCATCGAGATATCCAATTCATAGGTTTTCCAATGTAGTCATGTCACCGCACGTCGGAAGCTGGTCGGTAGAAAGTATGCACTCAATGGTGAATGGCGCCTTGAAAAACATTGAGAGTTTTCTTCTTAAGGGAAGGCCGGAGGAAGAGATCGATCTTGACGAACTGTACTAGCCGGCTGTAGAGGGAAAGTCGCTATCTCTTCGCCAGTGCATGTTTCGGTTGAAGAGATGTCCTGTGTTAAAATCTGGATGAGAAAGCTTTTCGATGAGGGGTGTCCATAAATGCCTTTGATGAGAGGTCCCAGCTCTAGACTTTCCAAAAGACTGACTGGCTTTGCTGCCGGTCTGTCGGGCTTTGCTGTCGTCGTTATTTCCGTCGTTCTAATCCTTCTTCTGGGGGTTCTGCTTTCATTTGCCGAGATAGCCAGGGGGAGAAGGGAATTTTCGGACAGGCTTTTGAGACAGGGTAGATTTGTCCAGAGCGGTCTCAATTTGGACGAACTCTCGAGGCTTTCAGGGAGTATAGATGATCTAGACAAGCCCGAATACTGGAGACTGAAGAGCCAACTGGAGCAGGAATATGCGCTATTTCCGGAATACCGCTTCATCTACCTGATGGGACAGAAGGAAAACGGAGAGTTGTTCTTCTTCATTGATTCCGAGCCATACGGTTCAGATGATGAATCTCTTCCAGGGGACATTTACGTCGATGCAACCGAGTACGATCTCGAGGTCTTTCGGGAGAAGAAGGCGAAAGTGCTGCCAGTAATTACTGACAGCTGGGGAACATTGGTATCGGTGATGGTTCCCGTTATTGATGAGAATTCGGGAAGACTGCTTGCCGTGCTCGGAATAGACGTTGAAGCCAATGACTTCTGGAAAACCGTTCTATCGTATGCGATCAAACCGGCCGTCTTCTCTCTGGTTCTGGTGCTGATGGCGATACTTTCGGGATTCTTCATCATCCGTAGAGGCAAGCTGTCACAAGAGAAGAAGGGAAAGAGAGTTCAAAGGTACCTTGAGGCGATCGTCTTTGCCGCATTTGGACTCGCTGCCACCGTCATGGTCTCATCTCTAGTTCGTGACAGGCAAGAGGCGGCGCGGAACGATGCCTTCGCCGATCTGGCCGCAACTCATGTAACGTCGCTTTCAAGGGCGATGAAGAATACTAGAGACTTTCAGGTCGAGGCTCTTGCCAGGTTCTTTGAGTCAAGCAGCTTTGTCAGCAGGCAGGAGTTCCGGAACTACGTAGGTTCGCTCTCGAAAAGCAACGAACTGATTTCATGGTTCTGGATTGAGAGTGTTTCATCGGGCGGGATAGAGTCGTTCGAAGAAGGCATCAGAAGGGAAGGCTTTCCGGACTTCTTCGTCTGGGAAGCGGGTAATTCTGGCGCAAAGGAAAGAGTTCCTTATCGCGAGTCATATTATCCGATACAGTACATTGAGCCTCTAGAGAGCAACAGAAATCTGCTTGGACTGGACCTGGGATCTCTCGGGTCGGCCCACGAAGTTATTGAAGAGGCAGCTGGTTCAAAGCTGATGTGGGCAAGCGACCCTGTCGTGATTCCGACGGACGAAGAGAAGGACCTCCACTTCATTGTCTTCAAACCGATTCTGGCGGAGAGCGCGCAAGGTCATGCAGGGTTCGTAGGGGCTATCTTTCATTCGCACGCATTTCACAGTGCCGTTCCGATTCTCCCCAGTGACGGAGATCCAACCGTTATACTTGGGCTTTACCAGATCGGCTCGGGCGGGAACCCGGTACTGCTGTTTTCTTCGGCGCAGGAATCGGATTCTCATGTACATGAGAATGCAGAGACATCCATATGGCACTATCCGGAAAATCGGAATATCATTGCCGTCCCGGTAATGTTGTTCGGGCGGCTCTTTGTGATTCTCGCCCATCCGGGGCCGGACTTTGGCATAGTCTATCCCACAAACAACTGGATCTTCATTCTTGCGATCGGACTGACCGTAACTCTGTCGCTTGCGATTCTGATCGGGTCACTGGGTAACCGGAGTTTCCATCTCGAAAGAGAAGTCGGAAAACGGACCGAAGAGCTAAGAGAGAGTCTGGAGATTGTTTCAAAGACGATGGAGGCATCGGTGAATGTACTCGCTTCGGCCGTAGATCTCAGGGATCCTTATACCTCCGGTCATCAAAGGAGAGTGGCAGAGCTTTCAGTTGCAATAGGAAGAAAGCTGGGATTCGAAGAGAACAGTCTTACGGGACTTAGACTTTCGGCTATGATTCATGATGTGGGAAAGATACAGGTGCCCGCGGAGATACTCAACACACCAAGAAAGCTGACCAATCTTGAGTTCGATTTGATCAAGCTTCACCCGACTGCGGGGCGAGAGCTTTTCAAAGATATCGAATTTCCCTGGCCAGTGGCCGACGCAATCTATCAGCATCACGAGAGACTTGACGGAAGCGGATACCCGGAAGGCATCTCCGGAGATCAAATAATACTGGAGGCCAGAATAATCGCAGTTGCCGATGTGGTTGAAGCGATCTCCTCCCACAGACCTTACAGACCTTCGCTTGGTCTTCAGTCGGCCCTCGATGAAATTCGAAGCGGTAAAGGGAAGCTCTTTGATCCCGAAGTTGTGGATGCATGTCTGGAGGTGTTCGATGAGGGCTTCTCCTTCTCAGATTGATTCTTAACAAGAGCGGCGTTTTCGGTATTGTATCCCGTTATGTTAATATATGAGGGCTTGATGTAGTCTGCAGAGGATTCAACTGGAAAAGGAATCGCGGATTTCTTGTGGGAGATGTTAATGATCAATTTTGCTATGGTTTTGAGGCTCATAAGAATACGTCACTGGCTGAAGAATCTCTTTGTCTTCGCTCCGCTGATTTTTTCGTCTAACCTTACTGACTTAACCTCTCTTCTGAGAGCTTTTCTGATCTTCATAGCCTTCTGTCTCATTTCGAGCAGTGTCTATGTTTTTAACGACATTAGAGACCGCGAGAGCGATAGTCATCCTGGCGACACTTGCCGTCCTGGTTACTCTCTTTCTTCCCTATCTGGCACTGGTTTTTCTGTTGCTGTATGTTGTCGAGAATGTCTTCTACACATTGAAAGGCAAAGACATGGTCTTGATAGACGCCTTCTGCATTTCTGCCGGTTTTGTGATAAGAGTAATGGCCGGGGCGTATGCGATTGAGACAAGCCCGACGGGCTGGATAGTCGTTACGACGTTTTTCCTCTCTCTCTTCCTGGGTTTCGGAAAGAGGAGAAACGAACTGCTTACCCTGAAGGAAGAGAGCAACAACCATCGGAAAGTACTCACATTGTATGACCACAAATATCTTGACTATCTCATGATCGCAACCGCATCTATCTCGATAATCTCATACACGCTTTACTGTCTCGATCCGCAGGTGATAGAGAAATTCAGCACTGATAAGCTGGTTTACACTGTGCCCTTTGTAACTTATGGAGTCTTCAGGTATCTTCTTCTCCTTTTCAGAAACGGCGAAGGCGATCCAACAGAAGTTGTGACCAGAGACAGAGGAATAGCGCTAACCGTCTTATTGTGGATTGTGTCTGTAATGCTTTTGATTTACTTTCCAATCTGGATGTGAAGAGGGAACAGTTGTGAATATAACCGAAGGTATAGTACTTCTAGTAGCAATAGTATTCAATGCCGGGGCAAACATCCTGCTGAAACACGGAATGCAGAACGCGCCTGACATCAACAGTGTCGGACTCAAAGGGATGCTAGTCAATTCAATCACAAACATCAGCGTTTGGCTGGGGCTTCTCTCATTCGGGGTAGCCTTTATCTTCTACAGCGTAGTTCTTACGAGGATGAAACTGGGAGTGGCATATCCCATAATGACGAGTGCCGGATTTGCAATAGTGACCGTGGTCGCAGTATTCCTCTTTGATGAAAGGCTCAGCGTGATGAAGATAGTGGGCATAGCCGTAATCGCCCTCGGCATATGGCTGGTAGCGATGGCCAAATAATGGAGGCACTAAAATGAAAAAAACGAAAGTCGCAGTTATAAAGACGAGTCCGGAAAGAGTTCTCGATGACTATAGAAGGCTTGCAAAACTTGCCGGAATGAAAGAGGCCATGGACGGAAGCGCCACGACAATCTTGAAAGACAACATATCATGGCACCTTCCGATGCCCGGCGCAAACAGCACGCCCTGGCAGCTGGAAGGTGCCGTACTGGCTCTGAAAGAAGAAGGCTTCGGCGAAATAGTGGCTGTGGAGAACAAAACCGTGGTCACGAGACCGAAGTACGGAGAGAAGCAGAACAAGTATGATATCATCTACGAAAAGTACGGTATCCCAATCCTTTACAACTTCGAACCGGAAAATATGTCATGGGTAGAATATACGCCCAAGAGCAAACTGAGAATACTTCCGAAGATATACCCTGAAGGACTGAGACTGCCCGACTACTTCTTCGGGAAAAATATCGTTCAGCTTCCGACGATGAAGTGCCACATCTATACGACGACCACGGGTGCGATGAAAAATGCGTTTGGTGGCCTGCTCAACGTTAAGAGGCATTACACCCACTCATGGATACACGAGACACTGGTTGACTTGCTGAAGATACAGAAGGAGATACACTCCGGTCTGTTCGCTTTCATGGACGGCACGACAGCAGGGAATGGGCCGGGACCGAGGACAGTGATTCCCGTGAAAACAGACTACATACTTGCCAGCGAAGATCAGGTCGCAATAGATGCCGTCGCAGCGAAAATGATGGGCTTCAATCCGATGGATCTGAAATACATAAGGCTGGCCGATGAAGAGGAGCTCGGAAATGGAAGGCCCGAGAACATAGAACTTGTCGGAGATGACATTTCCGGTGTCGACTTGAAATTCCATGTTGGAGACAACTTTGCGAGCAGAGTCGGAGATCTTCTCTGGTTCAGTCCCTTGAAGGTCTTTCAGAAACTCTTCTTCCACACTCCGCTTGTAAAAATCTTCGTGGCCGCTTCAGACACCTATCATGATAAATACTGGTGGAAGAAGCACGGCGTTCAGATTTTCGAGGAGTGGAAGAAAGAGAGCCCCTGGGGCCGTTTGTGGGAGAGCTATTGATAGACAATTCTCTTTGGGAATGAAAACTTGGGTGGGGGGAATCATGGCCGATCATCACTTGAAATTTGCGCTGAGTGCTAGGACAAGACGCGCCGCAGTGGTCTTTCTGTTTGTCTTTGTTCTGTCATACGTCTTCACCTCTGTCAGTGTCTGGACGACAGACAGCAGATTCATAACGGTGTCTAGATTCATTAGAGTTTACGGTCACGAGAATTTGATCAGAGGCACGGGATATGCCCCGGAGCAATATCGCTTCGGTGGATTCTACCTTGTTGAAAACTTCTTCAAGTACATTCCTTTGAAATGGTATGACGTATATAATACCACTCTCTCCGATCTGCTCATTAGCGAAGAGACCTGGACAGAAGAGATGCAGAAAACCGTTGACAAATTCTTCCCCCAGGACGACAGGGAAGAGATGATTGGTGAAGTTCAGAGGGTTATTGATAAGACTTTAGAATCATTCTTCCCGGGCAACGCCCTTGTTCAGAATCTACTGCGGGGTATGATTGACGGTCTGCATTGGCAGGGCTACTTGACGAATATCGAAGAGACCCTGCTTACTCTTGGAGAGATGATACCGGAAAATATCAGGAACCATCTGCTCGAGGACAGCGAAGAGACAAGACTCGTGAACGGATACTTCACATCGAGATTCTTCCTCTTCATGATTCTTCTGACGATTATCTACTTTCTGTGCAGAGAGTTCCTGAACACTGTGCAGTCGCTGTTTGGAGTCGTTCTCTTCGCCGCTCTAGTTCCAATCGCCCTTCAAGATTTCCTTCAGGCCGAGACAGTCCTTTCATTAGTGCTGTTTTCTTCAATGCTCTTGCTAACGAAGAGGGACGGAAGCAGACTTGTTTTATTGCTCGTGACGATTCTCTGCTGCACGGCAAGAACGGATCACGCTCTGTTTGGCGCGTTGATTTACGGTCTGATGCACGGAATCGAATCACTTAGGAGAAGGCAATGGTTTGGGGCGCTCTTCTCTGCGCTGCTCTTGATAATTCCTGTGGCCGCGACGGCTTTAATCAGTGTTTTTCTCTTTCCTGAAGCCGAGTACTATGTCGATCTCATTCAGTTAGAGTTCAATATTACTCATTTATGGAGCTGGATCTTCCCTTCGATTCTTCTACTGTTGCCGATTGTCTTTTTCTCCCAAATCAAGCATGTCGAATTCTACAGAAAGACTTGGCCGTGGATTCCTTTCTTCGTAGCGGCAAACTTTATCGTTGGAAAGACGGCCGAAGTGAGATTGTTCCTTCCCCTAGTCATTTACTCCATTCCTCTTGTCATAGGAGGCATGAAAAGGTCTCTTGAAGGAGAGGAGGATTTGACGGACAGCAGGGAGGTTTGAGGTAAAAGTCGGTTTTCGGCCTAATATGTTTCACAAGCTTTGCAGTAGGCAACGAAGATGAAAGATCAAGACTCTGTGATTTGAGAGATCCAATGGTATTATCTCTACAATCGGGTACGAATGGCAGTCATCTGAAGAAATCCGGAGGTGAACCGTGGAAGAAAAGTACAGCATTGGGCGAGGGGTTCTTCTCCTTATCATTTTTGCCTTGCTTTCCTACATATTTACATCGATGACTGTGTGGACGACGGATGGAAAGTATCTCTTCGTATCCAGATATCTAAGAATCAATCAGCATAATCGTGTAATATCCGGAGAGAACTTCGCGCCCGATCAATACAGATTTGGCAGTTACTACCTTGTGGAAAATCTCTTCAAATTCCTTCCCATCGAGTGGCTCGATGAAAACAGCGAAGAGCTTTCGAGGATGTTGTTGTCAAGCGACTACTGGACAGAAGATAAGAAGGGCATGATAGACTCATACTTCCCGGTGGCCGAAAGAGAGAAACTTGTTTCGGACAGTGAAAAGGTTATCGAAGAGCTTGTCGATTCCGTAACCGGCAAGAACATTCTTCTGAACAACGCGCTCAAGGCGTTTGCGAGCAGTCTAAACTGGCAGGTGTACTTGACGGACCCTGCAACGACCGCTCTCCTTATAGGCGAAAGGTTGCCCGAAGACATCAAAAGGGCCGTGGAACTATCGAGTGATGAGAACCGGATTCTGAACGGCCATATCACGGCAAGATTCTTCTTCAATATTTTGACGCTCATACTCCTGTACGGCTTTTGCAGAGTCTTCTCGTCGCCTTCCGAATCACTGCTGTCGACCGTGGCCTTTCAGGCCATAATGCCCCTTACGACCATGTATTTCGGCTGGGAGACTTTTCATGCTGCGGCTCTCTTTATCGGTGGGCTGCTGTTGATAGCCAAAAGGGGCAGATTCTATCTCCTTTGCCTGTTGATGGCACTTGGATCGCTTTTCAGACCGGATCATATGATATTTCTCTCTCTCATCTATCTACTGTTCAATTTGGAGAGAGGCCTGTCCTGGCAGAAAAGAGCGTTCATTCTGTCAAAGAGTCTAATTGCCGGCGCAATACCAGCGGTGCTGACTTTCGTCGTCAGTCGTTTTATATTCCCGGATGCGGAGTACTCGGTGGACTTGATTCAGTTCAGATACAATATGACCTATATCTGGTCATGGATTTACCCGATGATCTTTGCTTCGATTCCGCTGCTGTTTCTTAGAGAAGTGAAGCGCTGTGGCTTTTTCAGGAAGACATGGTTCTGGGTCATTCCGTTCATTGCCATGAATTTTCTCATCGCAAGGACTGCTGAAGTCAGATTGTTCACCCCGGTCATCGCTTTCTTGGCGCCGCTCATAGGGATCGGGCTGCAAAGGTTTTTTCCCGGCAGATCCATGGAGAACACGGCGATTGAATAATCTAGGGACTCCCTGTCGAGTCCGATTATCGCGGCGTATTCTATACGACTCATTTTAGGCGGAACTGCAAGTTTTGTTTCAATCGCCTTTCGATAGAGGAATTCGGGCCCACTTATGGGATAATCTCGTATAATCGATGGAGGAGGATGCTCTATATGAAACGACTTCTACTGCTGTTCGTGATTGTTATTTCAGTTGCTTTGTGCGCAAAGACCGGGCTTTTTTTGAGCATTTATCCGGTTCTCTCCCTGAACAACTACACAGTTCACGATAGAGATTATCAACCTGGCTTCGATGACTTGCGCACTTACTTTTCTTATCCGGCATTTGCATCGGCCGGCGTGGAATTTTCCGGAAGCAGTTATCGGGCATTGTTCAGGCTCGACTTCAGGCA encodes:
- a CDS encoding GNAT family N-acetyltransferase; translation: MIKEVEFDNLPGRFIEIFSGCLGRPEQSDEVLKMYQAPERRLFVMRQGGSIVAVAGLKLHELEEPELLHLAVRKDKRRSGFGSTLIKTMINSFMIDTLAVWTDEDAVGFYEKIGFIVVNEVQTQNGLVRYKLRFSRAKSRGRLET
- a CDS encoding 2-hydroxyacid dehydrogenase — its product is MKILFLNRLDRYWEGKVEELARAFPEHSFISYSSDSDPKAHISDAEVIVKGNLSQADLDKARNLRMVVVPWTGVDGLPLERLRERGVIVSNTHENAEVVAERAVALALAVTGRVVELHNDLAQGVWLGRPSNKEATWYSIIGKRCSVLGLGKIGQAIAKLISGFECEITGFKRTSGGEFPYVKRVTDDIHDAVRAGDLVFVALPLTKKTAGIIGSDLLSQMKGKYLVNVSRGRVIEEQALYDALKSGTLAGAAIDVWYEYPSSDRPATLPSRYPIHRFSNVVMSPHVGSWSVESMHSMVNGALKNIESFLLKGRPEEEIDLDELY
- a CDS encoding HD domain-containing phosphohydrolase, translated to MPLMRGPSSRLSKRLTGFAAGLSGFAVVVISVVLILLLGVLLSFAEIARGRREFSDRLLRQGRFVQSGLNLDELSRLSGSIDDLDKPEYWRLKSQLEQEYALFPEYRFIYLMGQKENGELFFFIDSEPYGSDDESLPGDIYVDATEYDLEVFREKKAKVLPVITDSWGTLVSVMVPVIDENSGRLLAVLGIDVEANDFWKTVLSYAIKPAVFSLVLVLMAILSGFFIIRRGKLSQEKKGKRVQRYLEAIVFAAFGLAATVMVSSLVRDRQEAARNDAFADLAATHVTSLSRAMKNTRDFQVEALARFFESSSFVSRQEFRNYVGSLSKSNELISWFWIESVSSGGIESFEEGIRREGFPDFFVWEAGNSGAKERVPYRESYYPIQYIEPLESNRNLLGLDLGSLGSAHEVIEEAAGSKLMWASDPVVIPTDEEKDLHFIVFKPILAESAQGHAGFVGAIFHSHAFHSAVPILPSDGDPTVILGLYQIGSGGNPVLLFSSAQESDSHVHENAETSIWHYPENRNIIAVPVMLFGRLFVILAHPGPDFGIVYPTNNWIFILAIGLTVTLSLAILIGSLGNRSFHLEREVGKRTEELRESLEIVSKTMEASVNVLASAVDLRDPYTSGHQRRVAELSVAIGRKLGFEENSLTGLRLSAMIHDVGKIQVPAEILNTPRKLTNLEFDLIKLHPTAGRELFKDIEFPWPVADAIYQHHERLDGSGYPEGISGDQIILEARIIAVADVVEAISSHRPYRPSLGLQSALDEIRSGKGKLFDPEVVDACLEVFDEGFSFSD
- a CDS encoding UbiA prenyltransferase family protein, which gives rise to MFLTTLETARAIVILATLAVLVTLFLPYLALVFLLLYVVENVFYTLKGKDMVLIDAFCISAGFVIRVMAGAYAIETSPTGWIVVTTFFLSLFLGFGKRRNELLTLKEESNNHRKVLTLYDHKYLDYLMIATASISIISYTLYCLDPQVIEKFSTDKLVYTVPFVTYGVFRYLLLLFRNGEGDPTEVVTRDRGIALTVLLWIVSVMLLIYFPIWM
- a CDS encoding DMT family transporter, coding for MNITEGIVLLVAIVFNAGANILLKHGMQNAPDINSVGLKGMLVNSITNISVWLGLLSFGVAFIFYSVVLTRMKLGVAYPIMTSAGFAIVTVVAVFLFDERLSVMKIVGIAVIALGIWLVAMAK
- a CDS encoding DUF362 domain-containing protein gives rise to the protein MKKTKVAVIKTSPERVLDDYRRLAKLAGMKEAMDGSATTILKDNISWHLPMPGANSTPWQLEGAVLALKEEGFGEIVAVENKTVVTRPKYGEKQNKYDIIYEKYGIPILYNFEPENMSWVEYTPKSKLRILPKIYPEGLRLPDYFFGKNIVQLPTMKCHIYTTTTGAMKNAFGGLLNVKRHYTHSWIHETLVDLLKIQKEIHSGLFAFMDGTTAGNGPGPRTVIPVKTDYILASEDQVAIDAVAAKMMGFNPMDLKYIRLADEEELGNGRPENIELVGDDISGVDLKFHVGDNFASRVGDLLWFSPLKVFQKLFFHTPLVKIFVAASDTYHDKYWWKKHGVQIFEEWKKESPWGRLWESY